In Hymenobacter sublimis, a single genomic region encodes these proteins:
- a CDS encoding SusD/RagB family nutrient-binding outer membrane lipoprotein, with the protein MLPRGLSRHFFLAWGLGMVLAAGATSGCTDRFAEINTDPTKTGAASADMLFARALKYGALYDNDQQVGEHLHANMWVQYFANSTPGFVTDRYESNDQWATTFWNDFYSGYGMDLQEAIRQVQGKPADVNKLSQARIWRVFLFQRMTDYWGDVPYFSAFQGATDQLRPSYDDQRAIYADFLRELKAAATALDDAQTSAYGPADLLYANPAAAFPTPTVAAANQRWRHFANSLRLRVALRLSKADPYLAELHVREALAAGVMESNEESAIMRNTGGGIRINQNPLAVVLGFGDSRVSATLIDYLSRYHDPRLLIFADPVSATNSARVGLPNGLSTVELTQRQYNPANFSKGGARYRSSTNDQNLLTYAEVCFLRAEACLRGWDVGSAQRWYETGVREALALAGISEPNVATSYLQEPEVRFVASTGLQQIMTQKWLSLFGHNGFEAYSEYRRTGFPVLRPIAGLGETNGQVPRRLRYPQSEQRLNAAAYQAAISRQGPDLMTTRVWWDK; encoded by the coding sequence ATGCTACCCCGCGGCCTTTCCCGACACTTCTTTCTTGCCTGGGGGCTAGGCATGGTGTTAGCGGCCGGCGCAACGAGTGGCTGCACGGACCGGTTTGCGGAAATCAACACGGACCCCACCAAAACCGGGGCCGCCTCCGCCGATATGTTGTTTGCCCGCGCCCTTAAGTACGGGGCGCTCTACGACAACGACCAGCAAGTAGGTGAACACCTGCACGCCAACATGTGGGTGCAGTACTTTGCCAACTCTACTCCAGGTTTCGTGACGGACCGGTACGAGAGTAATGACCAGTGGGCCACTACCTTCTGGAATGATTTCTACTCGGGCTATGGCATGGACCTGCAGGAAGCTATCCGCCAGGTGCAAGGCAAGCCCGCTGACGTGAACAAGCTGAGCCAGGCGCGAATTTGGCGGGTTTTCCTGTTTCAGCGCATGACGGATTACTGGGGCGACGTGCCCTACTTCTCCGCCTTTCAAGGAGCCACCGACCAGCTGCGCCCGTCCTACGACGACCAGCGGGCCATTTACGCCGATTTTCTGCGGGAGCTGAAAGCCGCCGCTACGGCCCTCGACGATGCCCAAACCAGTGCTTACGGCCCCGCCGACTTACTGTACGCCAACCCAGCAGCCGCTTTTCCTACTCCGACGGTGGCCGCCGCCAACCAGCGGTGGCGCCATTTTGCCAACTCCCTGCGGCTCCGCGTGGCCCTGCGCCTCAGCAAAGCCGACCCCTATCTGGCCGAGCTGCACGTGCGGGAGGCCCTGGCCGCCGGCGTGATGGAAAGCAACGAGGAATCGGCCATTATGCGGAACACGGGCGGCGGCATCCGGATCAACCAGAACCCGCTGGCCGTGGTGCTGGGCTTCGGCGACAGTCGAGTGAGTGCCACACTTATTGACTACCTAAGCCGCTACCACGATCCTCGACTGCTCATTTTCGCTGACCCCGTTTCGGCTACCAACTCGGCGCGGGTGGGGTTGCCCAACGGCCTTTCCACCGTGGAGCTGACCCAACGCCAGTACAATCCCGCCAACTTTTCCAAGGGTGGGGCCCGCTACCGTTCCAGCACCAACGACCAAAACCTGCTTACCTACGCGGAAGTCTGCTTTCTGCGAGCCGAGGCCTGCCTGCGGGGCTGGGACGTGGGGTCGGCCCAACGGTGGTACGAAACCGGCGTGCGCGAAGCCCTTGCCCTGGCTGGCATCTCTGAGCCGAATGTTGCCACGAGCTATTTGCAGGAGCCGGAGGTACGCTTCGTGGCAAGTACCGGTCTTCAGCAGATCATGACCCAGAAGTGGCTTTCTTTATTCGGGCACAATGGCTTTGAGGCCTACTCGGAATACCGCCGCACGGGCTTTCCGGTGCTGCGCCCCATTGCGGGCCTAGGCGAAACCAACGGGCAAGTACCTCGGCGTCTGCGCTATCCGCAGTCGGAGCAGCGCCTCAACGCAGCCGCCTACCAAGCCGCCATTAGCCGCCAAGGCCCCGACCTAATGACCACGCGCGTGTGGTGGGATAAATAA
- a CDS encoding SusC/RagA family TonB-linked outer membrane protein — MPGRAQTSISPVASPLVTIQTHGRDLPTVLREIERQSAYTFVYSDGQARRQLPALTFTKAPLEQVLHQLLPPLGLSYRTVGQQIILIPQVAPATSSPAVPSSVARGYTVQGRVTARNTATALPGASVLIKGTTRGTIASAEGQFSLALGPADTVLVVSSLGFISQEVRFRGRGRLEVALPEDTRTLAEVVVTGYGLERERKSLGYSVQEAQAAQLVESREPNFINSVSGKLAGVQVSRSGSGPMGSTNIIIRGYTSLTRDSRPLVVVDGVPIDNRNPLQATRFGGYDSGDGLSAVNPEDLESVSVLKGGNAAALYGNRAANGVLVLTTKKGKPGLGLTVSSTTTFDRAQVLTEYQNEYGQGTQGRFLVDAAGKPLLTPEGYPQVEEALETIGSWGPRMQGQLVRHWNGKVQPFVSQPHNIQDFFQLGYTTANNVALSMGTDRSTLRISVADLRNRGTYPNSRLARNFLTLRGTHQLTSRLSVDLKASYIYSRNFNRPTLGANPDNVMVQFQHLPRSTDVDDLRPFRDPLTLQPVLWNQNSGAAFRTTMRQNPFWAAYLNTNQAIQHRANGSISARYDFTDWLWLQLRAGTDFYASDVGYRYASYTAWNTTAVPDRGGVAQSRLTMREDNFDFILSGTRRLGPRWNLTSQAFGSLLQKRNETTGSTGQGLLVPNVFTLANAASKTPVYSFSRYEVQSLFGRSLLAYREAVFLEVTGRNDWDSTLPAGSWSYFYPSTSLSAAYTDLLGWHSRWLTLGKLRASWAKVGKGAGPYELATQYDLGSGVPNAPGVGSSHLGQPFANLQDQLALLRLKPQITRSVELGSEMRFGRNRASLDVTVYRTNTFNQVTSVPVSATSGFRTQLINAGNIQNQGVEVVAAATPLPTASRLRWDVSLNWAANRSKVVQLNEGGTTYQLGTESNNVAIVAQVGRPFGDIVGPRLQRAPDGQLLVGPDGLPVAPSPTLARLGNFQPSWFGGITNRFSYKNLTLSTLLDARWGGQIYSVSQQQAALFGNARATVAGRAGWYASEEAREAANVSPANWTATGGVLVEGVIRNLDNTYTPSRRYVNPQAYWARLSTAAEPFVYDASFIKIREVAVTYRLPVPLLARLGKLKGGSVAVVGRNLGFLKRATEGFDPESAYNLSRAQGLESGGYPNSRTLGYYLTLDF, encoded by the coding sequence GTGCCAGGGCGGGCCCAAACATCCATCTCGCCAGTTGCTTCTCCGCTGGTCACTATTCAAACCCACGGGCGCGACCTGCCAACGGTTCTGCGGGAAATTGAACGGCAAAGCGCCTACACCTTTGTGTATAGTGATGGTCAGGCCCGCAGGCAGCTACCAGCCCTCACCTTTACAAAAGCCCCGCTGGAGCAGGTGCTGCACCAACTCTTACCCCCGCTTGGGCTGAGCTACCGCACAGTAGGCCAGCAGATTATTCTAATTCCGCAAGTAGCCCCTGCTACCAGCAGCCCGGCGGTTCCCTCGAGCGTAGCGCGGGGCTATACGGTGCAGGGCCGCGTTACGGCCCGCAATACGGCCACGGCCCTGCCCGGCGCCAGCGTCCTGATTAAAGGCACTACCAGGGGCACCATTGCTTCCGCTGAAGGGCAGTTTTCCTTGGCGCTCGGCCCCGCTGATACCGTGTTGGTAGTCTCTTCCTTGGGATTTATCAGCCAGGAAGTACGTTTCCGCGGCAGAGGGCGGCTGGAGGTTGCCTTGCCGGAAGACACCCGCACCTTGGCCGAGGTAGTAGTAACTGGCTACGGCCTGGAGCGGGAGCGTAAATCGTTGGGTTACTCCGTGCAAGAGGCGCAGGCGGCGCAATTGGTGGAATCACGGGAGCCGAATTTTATCAACTCCGTTAGTGGCAAGTTGGCGGGCGTGCAGGTAAGCCGTAGCGGCTCCGGGCCCATGGGTTCTACCAACATCATCATTCGGGGTTACACCTCCCTTACCCGCGACAGTCGGCCGCTGGTGGTGGTGGACGGGGTGCCCATTGACAACCGAAACCCGCTCCAAGCCACGCGCTTCGGCGGCTACGACTCCGGCGACGGACTATCGGCCGTTAATCCGGAAGACCTGGAAAGTGTATCGGTGCTGAAAGGCGGCAATGCGGCGGCTCTGTACGGCAACCGGGCCGCCAACGGGGTCCTCGTTCTGACCACCAAAAAAGGCAAGCCCGGCCTGGGCCTGACCGTCAGCTCCACTACTACCTTCGACCGGGCTCAGGTACTCACGGAGTACCAAAACGAGTACGGCCAGGGCACCCAGGGCCGGTTTCTGGTTGATGCTGCCGGCAAACCGCTGCTAACCCCGGAAGGGTACCCGCAGGTAGAGGAAGCACTGGAAACCATCGGGAGCTGGGGGCCTCGGATGCAGGGCCAGCTGGTACGGCACTGGAATGGGAAGGTACAACCCTTTGTGTCCCAACCACATAACATCCAGGATTTCTTTCAGCTGGGTTACACTACGGCCAACAACGTCGCCCTTTCTATGGGCACTGACCGCTCCACCCTGCGCATATCGGTGGCCGACCTGCGCAACCGGGGCACTTATCCCAACAGCCGCCTGGCCCGCAACTTCCTAACGTTGCGGGGCACCCACCAGCTAACGAGCCGACTATCCGTTGATCTGAAGGCCAGCTACATTTACTCCCGCAACTTCAACCGTCCCACGCTCGGCGCCAACCCCGACAACGTGATGGTGCAGTTCCAGCATCTGCCCCGCAGTACTGATGTGGACGACCTCCGCCCCTTCCGCGACCCGCTGACGTTGCAACCTGTGCTCTGGAACCAGAACTCCGGCGCGGCATTTCGTACCACCATGCGCCAGAATCCGTTCTGGGCGGCCTACCTCAATACCAACCAGGCGATTCAGCACCGGGCCAACGGCTCCATATCGGCGCGCTACGACTTCACCGATTGGCTGTGGTTGCAGCTACGGGCCGGCACCGACTTTTATGCTTCCGACGTGGGCTACCGCTACGCTAGCTATACTGCTTGGAATACTACCGCCGTGCCCGACCGGGGCGGGGTAGCGCAAAGCCGGCTCACGATGCGGGAAGACAACTTCGACTTTATCCTGAGTGGCACTCGTCGGCTGGGCCCACGCTGGAACCTAACCAGCCAAGCCTTCGGTAGCCTGCTGCAGAAGCGCAACGAAACCACGGGAAGCACTGGCCAGGGCCTGCTCGTGCCCAACGTGTTTACCCTGGCAAATGCGGCCAGCAAAACGCCCGTGTACTCCTTTTCCCGCTACGAGGTGCAGTCCTTATTCGGGCGTAGCTTGCTGGCCTACCGCGAGGCCGTGTTTCTGGAAGTTACCGGCCGCAACGATTGGGATTCTACCCTGCCAGCCGGTAGTTGGTCGTACTTCTACCCGAGCACGTCCCTGTCCGCGGCCTACACCGATTTGTTGGGCTGGCATTCCCGCTGGCTTACGCTGGGCAAGCTGCGAGCCTCCTGGGCCAAAGTGGGCAAGGGCGCGGGCCCCTACGAGTTGGCCACGCAGTACGATTTGGGCTCGGGCGTGCCAAACGCTCCTGGCGTGGGCTCATCTCACCTGGGTCAACCCTTTGCCAACCTGCAAGATCAACTAGCCTTGCTTCGGCTGAAGCCGCAGATTACCCGCTCGGTGGAGTTGGGTTCCGAAATGCGTTTTGGCCGCAACCGAGCCAGCCTAGATGTTACCGTATACCGCACCAACACGTTTAATCAGGTTACCAGCGTGCCGGTTTCAGCTACGTCCGGCTTCCGGACCCAGCTTATCAACGCGGGCAACATTCAGAACCAGGGGGTGGAGGTAGTGGCCGCTGCTACCCCGCTTCCCACCGCCAGCCGCCTGCGCTGGGATGTCAGCCTGAACTGGGCCGCGAACCGCTCCAAAGTAGTGCAGCTAAACGAAGGCGGCACTACCTACCAGCTGGGCACCGAGTCCAACAACGTGGCCATAGTGGCGCAGGTAGGTCGGCCCTTCGGCGACATTGTAGGTCCCCGCCTCCAACGTGCCCCCGACGGACAGCTGCTGGTTGGCCCCGACGGCCTACCCGTAGCACCTAGCCCAACTTTGGCTAGGCTGGGCAACTTTCAGCCCAGCTGGTTTGGCGGTATAACCAATCGGTTCAGCTACAAAAACCTAACTCTCAGCACCTTGCTCGATGCCCGGTGGGGCGGGCAGATTTATTCAGTTTCGCAGCAGCAGGCGGCTTTGTTTGGCAACGCCCGCGCCACGGTGGCAGGCCGCGCCGGCTGGTATGCCTCCGAAGAAGCTCGGGAAGCCGCTAACGTTAGCCCGGCAAACTGGACTGCTACGGGCGGCGTGTTGGTGGAAGGCGTCATCCGCAACCTCGACAACACCTACACACCGAGTCGGCGCTATGTGAACCCGCAGGCGTATTGGGCCCGGCTTTCCACCGCTGCTGAGCCGTTCGTGTACGATGCCAGCTTCATCAAAATTCGGGAGGTAGCCGTTACGTACCGGTTGCCCGTGCCCCTGCTAGCCCGCCTTGGCAAACTCAAGGGCGGCAGCGTGGCCGTTGTTGGGCGCAACCTGGGCTTTCTGAAGCGTGCCACGGAAGGATTTGACCCAGAATCGGCGTACAACCTTTCCCGGGCCCAGGGGCTGGAATCGGGCGGCTATCCTAACAGCCGAACGCTGGGATATTATCTTACCCTCGATTTTTAA
- a CDS encoding FecR family protein: MELSALHELIGKELAGELSGAEGEVLHAWLAQATAEERLVYEETKRYWHTPAPATVTAADTAAALEQLLTRIDAAEAQPQPRIISWQPTSSAPWWRTRAAAALAALVVAGGAVFSYWSFQRATPETGIPLAFEEKTTARGASAKVLLADGTAVWLNADSHLWFPKSFEGAQREVYLEGEAFFEVTPNKRQPFVIHLGAEQVRVLGTSFNVKAYQEDETMETAVVTGRVAFIRSGAEDATSSDTLYITPDQRAVYSKSTAALRRETINSQDYAAWSRGGFVFQSTSLAEVARTLERHYDVKVQFANEQLRHCRLTGRFRDQTLREVVSVLALTGSFGFELTDDQLLITGPGCEPTSTAPAVAPSL; the protein is encoded by the coding sequence ATGGAGCTTTCCGCACTACACGAACTTATTGGCAAAGAGCTAGCGGGCGAGCTTTCGGGCGCCGAAGGCGAAGTGCTGCACGCCTGGCTGGCCCAGGCCACTGCCGAAGAGCGTCTGGTGTACGAGGAAACCAAGCGCTACTGGCATACTCCCGCTCCTGCCACCGTAACGGCCGCTGATACGGCTGCCGCCCTGGAGCAGCTGCTAACTCGTATTGACGCGGCCGAAGCGCAACCCCAACCCCGCATTATCTCCTGGCAGCCAACCTCGTCCGCGCCGTGGTGGCGCACGCGGGCAGCAGCGGCCCTTGCGGCGTTGGTAGTAGCAGGTGGGGCGGTTTTTAGCTACTGGAGTTTCCAGCGTGCCACTCCCGAAACGGGTATTCCTCTCGCTTTCGAAGAAAAAACAACGGCTCGCGGTGCTTCCGCTAAAGTGCTACTGGCGGATGGTACGGCCGTGTGGCTGAACGCCGACAGCCACCTCTGGTTTCCAAAGTCTTTCGAAGGAGCTCAGCGGGAGGTGTACCTGGAGGGAGAGGCTTTTTTTGAGGTGACTCCCAATAAGCGGCAGCCATTCGTTATTCACTTGGGGGCGGAACAGGTGCGCGTGCTGGGTACCTCTTTCAATGTGAAGGCCTACCAGGAAGACGAAACCATGGAAACGGCCGTTGTCACCGGTCGGGTAGCTTTTATCCGGAGTGGCGCTGAGGACGCTACCTCCTCCGACACCTTGTATATAACTCCTGACCAACGGGCGGTCTACTCAAAAAGCACGGCCGCTCTGCGCCGGGAAACCATCAACAGCCAGGATTATGCCGCTTGGAGCCGGGGCGGATTCGTGTTTCAGAGCACTTCGCTGGCAGAAGTGGCCCGCACTCTGGAACGCCACTACGATGTGAAGGTGCAGTTTGCCAACGAGCAGTTGCGCCACTGCCGGCTTACCGGCCGCTTCCGCGACCAAACCCTGCGCGAGGTAGTGAGCGTGTTGGCCCTGACGGGAAGTTTTGGATTTGAACTGACCGATGACCAGCTTCTGATTACTGGCCCGGGCTGCGAGCCTACCTCGACGGCACCTGCCGTTGCGCCTTCCTTATAA
- a CDS encoding RNA polymerase sigma-70 factor codes for MAAATPATEELVQRMAADDRQAFALFFTRYHGKLVTFATLYVRSRELAEEAVSDVFLKLWQKRAALVEVKNLNSYLYIAVKNQALNYLQKAENQPSLALDEVPTALTVELMTPERELLTSELQAEIQRAVDTLPPQCKIIFRLIREDGLKYKEVADIMGISVKTIEVQMGIAIKKISVELQDYLRMRSSASASAANRVLRIALSLLPLLLSA; via the coding sequence ATGGCTGCCGCTACCCCCGCCACCGAAGAGTTAGTACAACGCATGGCTGCCGACGACCGGCAGGCTTTTGCGCTGTTCTTTACCCGCTACCACGGCAAGCTGGTTACGTTTGCTACTCTCTACGTCCGGTCGAGGGAGCTGGCGGAGGAGGCGGTTTCGGATGTGTTTCTAAAGCTATGGCAGAAGCGGGCGGCACTGGTTGAGGTAAAGAACCTCAACAGCTACCTCTACATTGCTGTTAAAAATCAGGCGCTGAACTACCTGCAGAAAGCCGAAAACCAGCCGAGCCTAGCCCTGGACGAAGTGCCCACGGCCCTGACCGTAGAGCTGATGACGCCTGAGCGGGAGCTGCTAACCTCGGAGCTACAGGCGGAAATTCAGCGGGCTGTAGATACGCTACCCCCCCAGTGCAAAATCATTTTCCGCCTGATTCGGGAAGATGGCCTTAAGTACAAGGAAGTGGCCGACATCATGGGTATTTCCGTCAAAACAATTGAGGTGCAGATGGGCATTGCCATCAAAAAAATCAGCGTAGAACTGCAGGATTATCTGCGCATGCGTTCCTCAGCTTCTGCTTCGGCGGCTAACCGCGTACTGCGCATTGCCCTGAGCTTGCTGCCGCTGTTGCTTAGCGCTTAG
- the nagB gene encoding glucosamine-6-phosphate deaminase, with the protein MDTAAQLRAERLPTTIYADSEQASVAVAQQIAALVRQRAAEGRMCVLGLATGSTPTRLYEELVRLHQQEGLSFRNVISFNLDEYYPMAPDSLQSYVRFMREYLFDHLDIQPENIHIPDGTVPQEQVAEFCRRYEEQIRAAGGIDLQVLGIGRTGHIGFNEPGSGATSRTRLITLDHITRTDAASDFYGEENVPRRAITMGVGTILEARHIVLLAWGEGKAAVVKRMVEGDPTDSVPATYLQQHPHVQVVLDEAASAELTRVKTPWLVGSALNWQDAATVRKAVTWLARTLQKPILKLTDEEYNENGLSTLLAESGLAYDINIRVFRQLQRTITGWPGGKPNADDTDRPERATPFPKRVLIFSPHPDDDVISMGGTLLRLVDQGHEVHVAYQTSGNIAVFDDEAIRFAEFVADYDEAFRLDEQPAETLYRRVADFLHQKHPGQVDSEEVQRIKGLIRRGEAKSACRYAGVPAQNAHFLDLPFYETGRVRKKPIGEEDIRLTIDLLQRLQPQQIYAAGDLSDPHGTHRVCLAAIFEAIRRLQAAETVWLSDCRVWLYRGAWQEWDIDQIEMAVPLSPQELTRKRRAIFKHQSQKDRPLFPGADQREFWQRAEERNRTTARLYDQLGLPEYEAIEAFVRWKFELVPHQEPEKGNK; encoded by the coding sequence ATGGACACTGCCGCTCAGTTGCGGGCCGAGCGCCTGCCCACTACCATTTACGCTGACTCTGAACAGGCATCGGTAGCGGTGGCCCAGCAGATTGCCGCGCTAGTTCGGCAGAGGGCCGCCGAGGGGCGCATGTGCGTGCTAGGATTGGCAACTGGCTCCACCCCTACTCGCCTATATGAAGAGTTGGTGCGGCTGCACCAGCAAGAAGGGCTGAGCTTTCGGAACGTCATCAGCTTCAACCTCGATGAATATTACCCGATGGCTCCGGACTCCTTGCAGAGCTACGTGCGCTTTATGCGGGAGTACTTATTCGACCACTTGGACATACAGCCCGAGAACATCCACATCCCCGACGGAACGGTGCCACAGGAGCAGGTAGCGGAGTTCTGTCGGCGGTACGAGGAACAGATTCGCGCGGCGGGCGGCATCGACTTGCAAGTGCTGGGCATTGGTCGCACGGGGCACATTGGCTTTAACGAGCCCGGCTCGGGGGCCACCTCCCGGACCCGCCTTATTACCCTCGACCACATTACCCGCACTGACGCCGCCTCTGACTTCTACGGGGAAGAAAACGTGCCCCGGCGTGCCATTACCATGGGGGTAGGCACCATTCTGGAAGCCCGCCATATTGTGCTGCTGGCCTGGGGCGAAGGCAAGGCGGCCGTGGTAAAACGGATGGTAGAAGGCGACCCGACGGACTCAGTGCCCGCCACCTACCTGCAGCAGCACCCCCACGTGCAGGTAGTGCTGGATGAGGCCGCCAGCGCCGAGTTGACCCGAGTAAAAACGCCGTGGCTGGTGGGTAGCGCCCTAAACTGGCAAGATGCTGCTACTGTGCGCAAAGCCGTAACGTGGCTGGCCCGCACCCTGCAAAAACCCATTCTGAAGCTCACGGACGAAGAGTACAACGAGAACGGCCTGTCCACTCTACTAGCAGAATCGGGGCTGGCGTATGACATCAACATTCGCGTGTTCCGGCAGCTGCAGCGCACCATTACGGGCTGGCCGGGCGGCAAGCCCAACGCCGACGATACCGACCGGCCCGAGCGGGCTACCCCCTTCCCGAAGCGGGTACTTATCTTTTCGCCCCACCCCGACGACGACGTTATTTCCATGGGCGGCACGCTACTGCGGCTAGTAGACCAGGGCCATGAGGTGCACGTAGCGTATCAGACCTCGGGCAACATTGCCGTATTTGATGATGAGGCCATCCGGTTTGCGGAGTTCGTGGCTGACTACGACGAAGCCTTCCGGCTCGATGAGCAGCCGGCCGAAACGCTGTACCGCCGGGTTGCCGATTTTCTGCACCAGAAACACCCTGGACAGGTAGACTCGGAAGAGGTACAGCGGATTAAGGGTCTGATTCGGCGGGGCGAGGCCAAGAGCGCCTGCCGCTACGCCGGCGTCCCGGCTCAGAACGCGCACTTCCTGGATTTGCCTTTTTATGAAACCGGCCGAGTTCGTAAAAAGCCCATAGGAGAAGAAGACATTCGCCTGACCATCGACCTGCTCCAGCGCCTGCAACCCCAGCAGATTTACGCCGCCGGCGACCTTTCCGACCCGCACGGAACGCACCGAGTGTGCCTGGCTGCTATTTTTGAGGCCATCCGCCGCCTGCAAGCGGCGGAAACGGTGTGGCTTTCCGACTGCCGGGTGTGGCTGTACCGCGGGGCCTGGCAGGAGTGGGACATTGACCAGATTGAAATGGCCGTTCCGCTTTCGCCCCAGGAGCTTACCCGCAAGCGCCGGGCTATTTTCAAGCACCAGTCGCAGAAAGACCGGCCGCTGTTTCCGGGGGCCGATCAGCGGGAATTCTGGCAGCGGGCCGAGGAGCGCAACCGCACCACCGCCCGACTCTACGACCAGTTGGGCTTGCCGGAATACGAGGCAATTGAAGCCTTTGTCCGTTGGAAGTTTGAGCTAGTGCCTCATCAGGAACCGGAAAAGGGCAACAAGTAA
- a CDS encoding 4Fe-4S dicluster domain-containing protein: MHFSFQNILFLLVAVAGFGLFFWQARKIRANILVGRDRDMSGNVNERLWKTLLVAFGQQKMFKRLTPAILHLIVYVGFIVINIEVIEILVDGIFGTHRFLQFLGPLYSALTATNEVLGALVILAVAAFWWRRNVKGVRRFTGPEMRAWPRLDADVILYIEVILMTALFTMNAADLKLHGADLPGAYPISQFLTGLLPDSPAALHVLERIGWWAHIVGILLFLNYLPSSKHFHIIMAFPNVYFSRLVPQGQFSNVESITHEVKAMMDPSYQVPAPAVGPDGSAAAPTPFGAKDVDDLAWTNLLNAYSCTECGRCTSVCPANLTGKLLSPRKIIMDTRDRVEEKYNSPLIFSPNLYGKEAKHSEQEQLDKENHTLLRGYVTPEELWACTTCNACVEACPVNINPLESIVEMRRFLVLEESAAPNSLNVMFSNIENNGAPWAFSPSDRFNWADDLFVTDKAVVAQR, encoded by the coding sequence GTGCACTTTTCCTTTCAAAACATTCTTTTCCTGCTGGTAGCAGTAGCGGGCTTCGGCCTGTTCTTCTGGCAGGCGCGGAAGATTCGCGCCAATATCCTGGTCGGGCGCGACCGGGATATGAGTGGCAATGTGAACGAGCGGCTGTGGAAAACGCTGCTCGTAGCTTTTGGCCAGCAGAAGATGTTCAAGCGGCTCACGCCGGCCATTCTGCACCTGATTGTCTACGTCGGCTTCATTGTTATTAACATTGAAGTCATTGAAATACTGGTAGATGGCATCTTCGGTACTCACCGTTTTCTGCAGTTCTTAGGCCCGCTGTACTCGGCACTTACCGCCACCAACGAGGTGCTGGGGGCTCTGGTTATTCTGGCCGTAGCAGCCTTTTGGTGGCGCCGCAACGTGAAAGGCGTCCGCCGCTTTACAGGCCCCGAAATGCGGGCCTGGCCCCGCCTCGATGCCGACGTTATTCTCTACATCGAGGTAATTCTCATGACGGCTCTGTTCACGATGAATGCCGCCGACCTAAAGCTACACGGCGCGGACCTGCCGGGCGCTTACCCCATTAGTCAGTTCCTAACTGGCTTGCTGCCCGATAGTCCGGCCGCGCTGCACGTGTTGGAGCGCATTGGGTGGTGGGCACACATTGTGGGTATTCTGCTCTTCCTGAACTACCTACCTAGCTCCAAGCACTTCCACATCATCATGGCTTTCCCCAACGTGTACTTTTCACGTCTGGTGCCGCAGGGACAGTTCTCGAATGTAGAGAGCATCACCCATGAGGTAAAAGCCATGATGGACCCCAGTTATCAAGTACCGGCTCCCGCAGTGGGTCCCGACGGCTCGGCGGCGGCGCCTACCCCTTTCGGGGCCAAGGACGTGGACGATCTGGCTTGGACCAATCTGCTGAACGCGTATTCCTGCACGGAGTGCGGCCGCTGCACTTCCGTGTGCCCCGCCAATCTCACTGGCAAGCTGCTCTCCCCGCGTAAGATCATCATGGACACCCGCGACCGGGTGGAGGAGAAGTACAATTCGCCCCTGATTTTTAGCCCGAACCTGTACGGCAAAGAGGCTAAACACAGCGAGCAGGAACAGCTGGATAAGGAAAACCACACCCTGCTGCGCGGCTACGTGACGCCCGAAGAGTTATGGGCCTGCACCACCTGCAATGCCTGCGTAGAAGCCTGCCCAGTAAATATCAACCCCCTGGAAAGCATCGTGGAAATGCGCCGCTTCCTAGTGCTAGAAGAGTCGGCGGCCCCAAACTCCCTGAACGTGATGTTCAGCAACATCGAGAACAACGGTGCACCTTGGGCCTTCTCGCCCTCTGACCGCTTTAACTGGGCCGATGATCTGTTCGTGACCGATAAGGCTGTGGTAGCCCAGCGCTAA